One bacterium BMS3Abin14 DNA segment encodes these proteins:
- a CDS encoding doubled CXXCH motif encodes MSFPRLKPFVVIGFAALLVLVLLSSPLWAMRFSHKVHEDNGITECTRCHEKDASDIIPEVSSCTPCHDEKFMADTPLGPAKTHTPLWVTQHGPDSQLSGAQCKKCHDFSFCVGCHQGGDLNTDLTKRTVRSNSVPRSHTSNFLVVHPLKATAVRINDCYTCHAKEFCSDCHSSYRSRFPGRKIISHQKSWELMIAGSGVPNHAGFTLAQCRDCHPGGALSSTEWSAGHAREARRSLKACQTCHPDGNACTDCHSAKSGLSISPHPKNWRSIQNKFRRESPQTCKKCHW; translated from the coding sequence ATGAGTTTTCCAAGATTAAAGCCGTTTGTTGTGATTGGTTTCGCTGCCCTCCTGGTGTTGGTGCTCCTTTCCTCGCCACTGTGGGCCATGCGTTTTTCCCATAAGGTTCACGAGGACAACGGAATTACGGAGTGTACCCGATGCCACGAAAAAGACGCGTCGGATATTATTCCTGAGGTGTCCTCCTGTACTCCATGCCATGATGAGAAATTCATGGCCGATACCCCGCTGGGTCCCGCGAAGACACACACCCCGCTGTGGGTAACCCAACATGGCCCGGATTCCCAGTTGTCGGGGGCGCAGTGCAAAAAATGCCACGATTTTTCCTTTTGCGTCGGGTGCCATCAGGGCGGGGACCTGAACACCGACCTGACAAAAAGAACGGTGCGCTCCAACAGCGTGCCCCGAAGCCACACCTCAAATTTTCTCGTGGTCCATCCCCTGAAAGCCACTGCCGTGAGGATAAACGATTGCTATACCTGTCATGCGAAGGAATTTTGCAGCGACTGTCACAGCAGCTACCGTTCCCGGTTTCCCGGCCGTAAGATCATTTCCCACCAGAAGAGCTGGGAGCTGATGATCGCCGGCAGCGGTGTTCCCAATCACGCAGGATTTACATTAGCTCAGTGCCGGGACTGCCATCCCGGGGGAGCGCTTTCCTCGACCGAGTGGAGCGCCGGGCATGCACGTGAGGCCCGCAGGTCCCTGAAAGCCTGCCAGACATGCCACCCAGACGGGAATGCATGCACCGACTGCCATTCAGCAAAGAGCGGCCTGAGCATAAGCCCTCATCCAAAGAACTGGCGGAGCATTCAGAACAAGTTCCGCAGAGAGTCGCCACAGACATGCAAAAAGTGCCACTGGTAA
- the dppA gene encoding periplasmic dipeptide transport protein precursor, with product MTGRTFVRSVSLALFFALSFVLFPPGSPAASPAHPPAEGVFRFPLFYVPAGLDPVRDSSESTAHVAQQVFDGLVAFDPKLRVVPGLAESWTVSKDGREYLFSLRKGVRFHDGSTFDARDVAASLTRIFRPENSAQSTRFLDNIVGAEEFRKGEKDHVAGIRVISDYRIAITLKRPYAPFLAALAMPLTKIVPSELAGDADDSLSRHPVGTGPFRFVSWEKSTITLKANDGYFLGKPSLREVQFIFYPGGDRKKAFADFLKGDLEGSPLTGAAEPEDLRKRGYKVLIRPRLSLQFYGMNIHTPPFDNRLVREALAHAFDRRYYVATVLGSKHYPAFQIIPPGMPGYTPDNALLDYDPVKAAALLAEAGYPGGAGLPELTIATASRSNVAVKELALFARDLARLGIRVRPLFVKSWEEFSRGLEKKRYPLFRYAWYADIPDPDNFLSPLFESGGKANFTGFSDPEVDRLLDGARSETDPTRRSEMYRKAERIILEKAPVIPVLNIATSVAFQGYVSGIDLPAIGTPYLPLRQVRVSPGS from the coding sequence ATGACAGGCAGAACATTCGTTCGATCCGTTTCGTTGGCCCTTTTTTTCGCCCTTTCCTTTGTCCTTTTCCCTCCCGGTTCCCCGGCGGCCTCCCCGGCGCACCCCCCGGCCGAGGGGGTCTTCCGCTTTCCCCTCTTCTACGTCCCGGCCGGCCTCGATCCGGTCCGGGACAGCTCCGAGTCAACAGCTCACGTGGCCCAGCAGGTCTTCGACGGGCTGGTGGCCTTCGACCCCAAGCTGAGGGTCGTCCCGGGGCTGGCCGAGAGCTGGACCGTGAGCAAGGACGGAAGGGAGTACCTCTTTTCCCTGCGCAAGGGAGTCCGGTTCCACGACGGCAGCACCTTTGACGCACGGGACGTGGCTGCCTCCCTCACCAGGATCTTCCGTCCGGAAAACTCGGCCCAGTCCACGAGGTTCCTGGATAACATCGTCGGCGCCGAGGAGTTCCGGAAGGGCGAAAAGGACCACGTTGCCGGAATCCGTGTTATCTCCGACTACCGTATCGCGATCACCCTCAAAAGGCCCTACGCCCCCTTCCTCGCGGCTCTGGCCATGCCGCTGACGAAGATCGTCCCGAGCGAACTGGCGGGGGATGCCGACGACTCCCTTTCCAGACACCCCGTGGGGACGGGGCCCTTCCGGTTCGTCTCCTGGGAGAAGAGCACCATCACCCTGAAGGCCAATGACGGCTACTTTCTCGGCAAACCTTCCCTCCGCGAGGTCCAATTCATCTTCTATCCCGGTGGCGACCGAAAAAAGGCCTTTGCCGATTTTCTCAAGGGCGACCTCGAGGGCTCACCCCTCACCGGTGCGGCAGAGCCAGAAGACCTGAGGAAAAGGGGTTATAAGGTCCTCATCCGCCCCCGGCTGTCACTGCAGTTCTACGGCATGAACATCCATACACCCCCCTTCGACAACCGCCTGGTTCGGGAAGCACTGGCCCACGCCTTTGACCGCAGGTATTACGTTGCTACGGTCCTGGGCTCGAAACACTACCCGGCCTTCCAGATCATCCCGCCGGGCATGCCCGGGTACACACCCGATAATGCCCTTCTCGACTACGATCCGGTAAAGGCGGCCGCCCTCCTTGCCGAGGCCGGTTATCCGGGCGGGGCCGGCCTGCCGGAACTTACCATCGCCACCGCTTCCCGCTCCAATGTGGCCGTGAAGGAACTGGCGCTGTTCGCCAGGGATCTTGCCCGCCTGGGCATCAGGGTCAGGCCGCTGTTCGTCAAAAGCTGGGAAGAGTTTTCCAGGGGCCTGGAGAAAAAACGCTATCCCCTCTTCCGGTACGCCTGGTACGCGGACATCCCGGACCCCGATAACTTCCTTTCACCGCTTTTCGAAAGCGGGGGGAAGGCGAACTTCACGGGGTTCAGCGATCCGGAGGTTGACCGTCTGCTGGATGGGGCTAGAAGCGAGACCGATCCTACACGCCGATCGGAAATGTACCGGAAGGCCGAACGGATCATCCTTGAAAAGGCGCCCGTCATCCCGGTGCTCAATATCGCCACCTCGGTCGCCTTTCAGGGCTATGTGAGCGGCATCGATCTGCCCGCCATAGGGACGCCCTATCTGCCCCTCCGCCAGGTCAGGGTTTCGCCCGGTTCCTGA
- the zraR_6 gene encoding transcriptional regulatory protein ZraR, translated as MGKTEDDILYTILVVDDEQPVRESLEMILEDHYCVFMAKTGEQAMRRLKKQDVDLVILDVSMPGMGGMETLSRIMGLNRARPEVVMLSATDSARLGIKAVKEGAFDYITKPFDSNDIIEVIRKAMAKRALEQEVHYLRSEMEKLGGFGNIIGKSPQMREVFRLVEKVSQTGSNVLIAGASGTGKELVARAIHSQGARKGGPFIPVNCAAIPQELLESEFFGHEKGSFTGAHERSIGKFELANRGILFLDEISTLRMELQAKLLRVLQEREFNRVGGAKLIRVDVQIIAATNMDLKNMVASGTFREDLFYRLNVLPITLPPLKDRPGDIPLLVNHFLKDISYRVNRKAPKVTPEALKLLEAYSWPGNARELENVLERMVALSSGEGSIGIEDLPVEIATTEFSSNTQTGSSDSLLEARDRYEKMYVLSALRKTGWNQSEAARLLRIHRNTLLKKMAAFQLSARKEQQ; from the coding sequence ATGGGAAAAACGGAAGACGACATTCTTTATACCATCCTGGTTGTGGATGACGAGCAGCCTGTTCGTGAGTCCCTGGAGATGATCCTGGAGGACCATTACTGCGTCTTCATGGCGAAAACCGGCGAGCAGGCCATGAGGAGGCTGAAAAAACAGGATGTGGACCTCGTCATCCTGGATGTTTCCATGCCCGGAATGGGAGGGATGGAGACCCTGAGCAGGATCATGGGCCTGAACAGGGCGCGTCCGGAGGTCGTCATGCTGTCTGCCACAGACAGCGCCCGCCTGGGGATTAAGGCTGTCAAGGAAGGCGCCTTCGATTATATCACCAAGCCGTTCGACTCCAACGACATCATCGAGGTGATCAGGAAGGCCATGGCAAAAAGAGCCCTTGAACAGGAGGTTCACTACCTCAGGTCCGAGATGGAAAAGCTTGGAGGCTTCGGAAATATCATCGGAAAATCACCCCAGATGCGGGAGGTGTTCCGACTCGTGGAGAAGGTCTCGCAAACCGGCTCAAACGTCCTGATTGCCGGTGCAAGCGGTACGGGCAAGGAACTCGTGGCCCGGGCCATCCACTCCCAGGGGGCCCGAAAGGGAGGGCCTTTCATCCCGGTCAACTGCGCGGCCATCCCCCAGGAACTGCTGGAAAGCGAATTCTTCGGTCACGAAAAGGGGTCTTTCACCGGAGCCCACGAGAGAAGTATCGGCAAATTCGAGCTCGCGAACAGGGGAATCCTTTTCCTGGACGAGATTTCAACCCTTCGCATGGAGCTCCAGGCCAAGCTCCTGAGGGTTCTGCAGGAAAGGGAATTCAACCGGGTCGGCGGCGCCAAGCTCATCCGCGTCGACGTCCAGATCATCGCGGCCACGAACATGGATCTCAAAAACATGGTGGCAAGCGGAACTTTCAGGGAGGACCTGTTCTACCGCCTGAACGTTCTCCCCATCACCCTCCCTCCCCTGAAGGACCGCCCCGGTGACATTCCCCTCCTTGTCAACCACTTCCTGAAGGATATCAGCTACAGGGTGAACAGGAAGGCCCCCAAAGTGACGCCGGAGGCATTGAAATTACTGGAGGCATATTCGTGGCCCGGCAATGCCAGGGAGTTGGAAAATGTACTCGAACGCATGGTGGCCCTCTCCTCGGGCGAAGGGTCCATAGGCATCGAGGATCTTCCCGTTGAGATCGCAACCACCGAATTTTCCTCCAATACCCAGACAGGCTCCTCAGACAGCCTGCTTGAAGCACGCGACCGGTACGAAAAGATGTATGTTCTGTCCGCCCTCAGAAAAACGGGATGGAACCAGTCCGAGGCGGCCAGGCTCCTTCGCATTCACCGCAACACCCTCCTCAAGAAGATGGCGGCCTTCCAGCTGTCGGCCCGGAAGGAACAGCAATAG
- a CDS encoding zinc ribbon domain protein, which translates to MPVYEFLCGHCGDVFERIMSLSEMQETKVSCPQCGSGDVNQQLGSLSVKVGIGEYRGKVV; encoded by the coding sequence ATGCCGGTATACGAGTTCTTGTGCGGTCATTGCGGTGATGTCTTCGAGAGGATCATGTCACTGTCGGAGATGCAGGAAACGAAGGTGTCCTGTCCCCAATGCGGGAGCGGCGATGTGAACCAGCAGCTTGGCTCCCTCTCCGTGAAGGTGGGGATAGGCGAGTACCGGGGTAAGGTCGTTTAG